The stretch of DNA ACATTGAGAGAGGCTAGAGAGTGTCGTGATGAGTTGGCCGAGGAAGAGGAACAGCTGGGAGATTTGTTTAATTTTGATGAGAGGGAGGAAGAAGGGTACGAGGCTCCAAATTATGATACGCTCTTGGTTCTTCGGTCATTACAGGTCCAAACTGAATCCATTGATTCGGATCAGCGTGAGCAGTTATTTCACACCAAATGCCAGGTCAAGGACAAATGGTGCAGTGTGATTGTCGACGGTGGGAGTTGCACTAATGTGGCTTCGAGCGAGATGGTTTCAAAATTGGGACTGACCACTATTGCGCATCACCGGCCTTATGCACTTCATTGGTTGAACGATGGGAATAGCGTAAAGGTGACAAAACAAGTTCGGGTCGGTTTGACAATGGGTTCTTATGTCGATGATGTGCTTTGTGACGTTGTTACTATGGACGCCTGTCACATACTTTTGGGACGTCCGTGGCAGTTCGATAGAGACGTCGTACATCGAGGGCGAAGCAATGAATATGAATTAAGGGATAAGGGCAAGAAAATTGTTTTGAAGCCCATGAATTCTCAAGCTATTCGTTCCATGGGTACTAAAAAGAAAAAAACTTCCAGCCTTGCAATGTTTGTTAAAGAACGAGAGATCATACATGCTATTGAACAAGGAGAGCAGGTCTTTTTACTATTGGCCAAAGAGGAATCATTGTCTGATAAAGATACTTTAACGGGCAGGCCGATCGACAGTTTATTGCTCGAATTTGAGGACGTTTTTCCTGATGATTTACCGCCGGGTTTGCCTCCCATTCGAGGTATTGAACATCAAATCGATCTTATTCCCGGGGCACCCTTACCTAATAAAGCGGCTTATAGGTGTAATCCGGAGGAGACGAAGGAGTTGCAGAAGCAAATTAATGAATTAATAGAACGTGGGTATGTTCGTGAAAGCATGAGTCCTTGTGCCGTACCGGTCTTACTTGTGCCAAAAAAAGATGGGTCGTGGCGCATGTGTGTCGATTCACGGGCTGTTAATAATATCACAATTAAATATCGGTTTCCGATGCCGAGACTCGATGACATGCTCGATGAATTACATGGGTCCAAGGTGTTTTCGAAAATTGATTTACGAAGTGGGTACCATCAAATTCGTATGCGTGAgggagatgagtggaagaccgcTTTCAAGACAAAATATGGTTTGTACGAATGGACCGTCATGCCATTTGGACTTACCAATGCACCAAGCACCTTCATGCGATTAATGAATGAGGTATTAAAGCCATTCTTGGGTAAGTTTATTGTTGTATACCTTGACGATATTTTGGTATATAGCAAGAATTTAGACGATCATTTACAGCATTTGCGGCTCGTATTTGAAGTGCTACGAAATCAGAAACTTTTTGGAAAAAAAGAAAAGTGCTAATTTGTGGTGGACCGTGTACTATTCTTGGGTTATGTGGTAGCGAAAGAGGGGGTCGAGGTGAACCAGTCCAAAGTCGAGGTGATACGCACCTGGCCAGCACCGAAAACAGTCACGGAGGTAAGGTCTTTTCTAGGTCTGGCTTCTTTTTATCGCCGTTTTATTCGAGACTTTAGTACTATTGCGAGCCCGATGAcggagtgccttaaaaaagggaCGTTTATATGGGGGGAGAATGCCCAAGCTTCATTAGAATTGTTAAAAGAAAAATTGTGTCAGGCACCTGTATTAGCTTTACCAAATTTTTCACAACCTTTCGAGGTTGAATGTGATGCTAGCGGGGTCGGTATCGGGGCTGTTTTGAGGCAAGGGAATCGACCAGTGACTTTCTTTTCGGAAAAATTGGGAGGTGCTCGATTGAAATATTGTACTTATGACAAGAAATTTTACGCCATTGTGAGATCACTCATGTATTGGAGTCATTATTTACGACCGAATCATTTTATTTTACATTCCGATCATGAGTCATTAAAATATATAAACGGTCAGCAGAATTTGAGTCCTCGTCATGCTAAATGGGTTGAGTTTTTACAAGCTTTTCATTTTTCTTCTAAATTCAAGAATGGTAAAACTAATACCGTGGCAGATGCTTTGTCCCGTCGGTATGCGTTAATTTCCGTACTTGATACCCGTTTAATTGGGTTCGAATTGTTGAAAGCTTATTACGTTAATGATGTGGACTTTGGAGAAATGGTTAGTAATAACACAGCTAAGGCAAGTGGCGAGTTTTTAATGCAAGACGGGTTTCTTTTTAAAGGAAATCATCTTTGTGTTCCGAAGCATCCAATTTGGGAATTATTGGTGCGAGAGGCTCATGGGGGTGGTTTGGCTGGTCATTTCGGCATAGCTAAGACAATGGAGGTGTTGAAAGAACATTTCTTTTGGCCGAAAATGTTCGGGGATGTGACAAAAATTATAGCCAAATGCGTGACCTGCAAGGTGACCAAGAGTACTTTCAAACCGGGTCCATATACTCCATTACCGGTTCCCGAGAGACCTTGGGAGGATGTTTCTATGGACTTTATTGTTGCTTTACCTCGTACTCAGAGAGGTAAGGATGCGATTATGGTGGTCGTGGACCGGTTTTCGAAAATGGCTCATTTTATTCCTTGTCACAAGACCGATGACGCTTGTAATGTCGCGGATTTGTACTATAAAGAGGTGGTTCGTTTACATGGTATTCCCAAGACCATCGTTTACGACCGTGATTCGAAATTTTTGAGCTACTTCTGGAATACTTTGTGGAGGAAAGTGGGCACGAAACTTTTGTTTAGCACTTCGCATCATCCGCAAACGGATGGACAAACCGAGGTAACAAACCGGACCTTAGGTACCTTATTACGCGGGTTGGTAAGTAAGACACAGAAGGATTGGGATATTAAACTTGTTCATGCCGAATTCGCTTACAACCGGACTCCTACTTATGCTACGGGTCGGTCGCCTTTCGAAGTAGTCTACGGGCTAAACCCTTATGTTCCTCTTGATCTAATTCCGTTGCCTAAGGATGAACTAGTCCATAAGGACGCGGATTCCAAGCTTAAGGCTATGTTAAAACTCCATCAGCAAGTCCAAGACCGAATTGTTGAGATTAATGCTGCCTACCAACGAAAATCCAATAAGCATAAGAAACCTCGAATTTTCGAGGAGGGTGATTTGGTTTGGGTCCATTTAAGGAAGGAACGGTTTCCGAGTAAGAGGAAAAATAAGCTCATGCCTAGAGCCGAGGGCCCATATAAGGTAATTTCTCGTGTTAACGACAATGCTTACAAGATCGAGTTGCCCGGAGATTACGGTGTTCATGCCACTTTTAACGTGGGTGATTTGTCCCCCTACATTGATGATGATGGTCTCTCCGAATTGAGGTCAATTTCTTTCGAAGAGGGAGGAGATGATGCGGGTAATGGGACGGGTGTGGCTACTAATGGTCCGTTGGGTCATAAGCTGATGTTGGCAGATTGGTTGTCGAGTTCAAATGCGCGGTGCGTAAGTTTGCTCACCTGCATTGGATCCGTCTAAATGATCATTCCAAGACTTTAAGTTACATTTGTTTATTTGGGTCAATAAAGGGGTTGTTAATGCCTTATTTAGTGGGTAGTTATTGCCATTCAATTTGTAGTTTTAATTCTGTTTTTAAGGCCTTAATTTGCTTAGTAATGGCCTTAATTGGCTTTAAGTCTAGCATTAGGAAACTGCTTGAAACGGTAGTTTTTAGGGGCTATTTATAGTCCTTGTTGTTTACATTTTCAGTCATCCAGTAATCAAAGTTCATTTCACAAACAATTGCTTGCTAAGCACAATTTCAGTTTATATTCGAATGCGTTTTGAATATTAACTTTGTTCGTACTCaataggtgtaacacccccatttatttaagggcctgaactaggactcctcagataaatgatggtgttaccatctcggaaacccgaggcagtagataacaaaggaaagaaacacagtactttattataatgtttatagtgacattacaacggaaattaaaacaaagtctccaaatacgaccaaaagataagtctgataaaactactaaaaagactaaggtgggctaggcactaagtcagtcatccaagctctcttcccggccagctcccatcagtctctgaatacctgtcaatctgctccccaataattggatcatcacaaagcgtacacgaatacacggggtcggCCACGAAGTTTcagtaggtaatacaataaacagtaacataaaacacatactcctccatcaccaacaccgccatcacaactcacaacccggacaacccagccataccgatccccggtagactataaatatcgaccgtagccgatctgccagctcgcagctgaggacaccagggcaagtcctgcagaacccgcctgggccttatcacaatgtcatcatcaccacctccaccaactccaatgtaataatataataaaacagttcaacaatGGTACTTAACGAAATGAAATCAGgcaatcatattataacatgtaaatcaccgatttagtcaatccagtcacatagtgttatatcaagtccagtgtattcccctacctcaaatagcggtgataagctaactgcagatcagaagtactccacccgaaactcgccacctaaacatatatataacataattaattctcttaccaatcccgttcccataatcaaaagttactataagtagaaactttcccaatttagatattactaaaaatataagttacccaaaaatagaaagtttcctaaaatgggaagttcccaaaatagcaattaccaaaaatagcaggttactaaaaatagtaaccttcccgaaataaaatcccgactcaacactTAAATACATTAATCTGTCACCGCTACTtaaaattaacttaataatcaaaaccaataatgtaaatattagaagtatacacattcccgactcattaaaataaaacccgtaacaaaattaattcaaaaacaACGCACAACTCGACACACGCACACCCCCCTTTTCAACCCGTCACAAACCGCCCCTCAACCACcaatcctcaccgccgaccaccaggcctcgACACtgtctggcctggtcacctcccaccaccaccaacgtggtcgacccacgccggcggtcagagccaccaccaccaaaaccccCTGCCTGCGTCCCTGCCGCCACAAATGCCACAAACAGTCCCCTTTCCCAACTCGCCTACCACCACGACACTCCCCTGCCAcctcaccaaccaccaccattgacaccaccgtcgcacggcgactctgacccacgtggcaccaccgattcgacctcccccgagtccacggtggtgccaccccttttCCCTATGTCTGAAACGCACCCAAAAACCCCCaaccaaccccgacacctaaacaccaccactgcaaccaccaccaGCAACGACCACCACTataaccaccaccacccgactcgactccacaccaacaacacatcccacaaccccacgaccaccacaacaGTCCCTAAAAGACGCATAACTCAATACAAAACAGTGTGACAGAAATGAAAACAGGGAACCTTACCTGTGACGGCCGTCGACCTGAGCTTTTCCGACCAGTACAACCACCCTCGACCCCTAGCAACGACTCCCCTGGACTCTcggcagaccctactccctccacactcaccggcgtgctctCTTTGGCCGTGTAGAAGGCTTGAACGTGAAAGTAAAAAGGGGTTGATGTTTGTGATTtcaaaatgacggtagggaggggaatagggttttaaaggtgtattagggtttgattttagggtttggtgaggtaaaatggtaggtgggtaaatgggtaataagtgggtaaatgggctatgacccctcgacccaaaaatgccactcaattataaacccgactcatctcgcgatataaattaaataattatttttacgcttttaccattacctttacgctaccattaaataataaaactcgcccaatcgataataaaatacggggtattacagtcttcccccccttaaaaagaacttcgtcccgaagttcgctcccataccaaaCATGTCATACGAAAATATAAAAGACATCTCGTATAACTAACACGGTCAGACACATAACTAGACTacataaacacgaaatgttacgttctaccctcctaaaaagaaagttacgtcccgtaacttacctcaagtGAACAGATGTGGATAACTCTCTCTCATCGCGGCCTCGGTTTCCCAGGTAGCCTCCTCTGCTTTATGATTAGTCCACAACACTTTTACTAAAGCCGTCTCTCCatgcctggtctttctaaccttcatgtccaagatctccttaggcgtctcgatgtaagtcaactgctcgtccacctcgaccacatcatggctcaaaatatgcgaagggtcactcaagtatctccgcaactgagaaacatggaagacattatgtaccctggctaa from Silene latifolia isolate original U9 population chromosome 10, ASM4854445v1, whole genome shotgun sequence encodes:
- the LOC141607312 gene encoding uncharacterized protein LOC141607312; this encodes MAEFDDDMLLENLRELLRNRPTGSRYGPRPKPDEFKVSELPEFIGGTNPEDYLEWERRIDRLFDFKDLSDEKRCKYALLRLSKGASLWYEGLKARRSRAGKEKLSSWESLKRKLRKRYVPATHKLSVYRKIADFMQDKLSVAEYIDEFEKLILMGELEENEEQKMSRLLRGLNRSIATCVELYPYSDFDTLCNLCFKIEAQGKYKLGSSNKEYSSPYSNPKTISSPKNTFTPNSNNSTKSTSKLSESGKETSLSKVRCFKCQGFGHFQSSCPNRRVVTLREARECRDELAEEEEQLGDLFNFDEREEEGYEAPNYDTLLVLRSLQVQTESIDSDQREQLFHTKCQVKDKWCSVIVDGGSCTNVASSEMVSKLGLTTIAHHRPYALHWLNDGNSVKVTKQVRVGLTMGSYVDDVLCDVVTMDACHILLGRPWQFDRDVVHRGRSNEYELRDKGKKIVLKPMNSQAIRSMGTKKKKTSSLAMFVKEREIIHAIEQGEQVFLLLAKEESLSDKDTLTGRPIDSLLLEFEDVFPDDLPPGLPPIRGIEHQIDLIPGAPLPNKAAYRCNPEETKELQKQINELIERGYVRESMSPCAVPVLLVPKKDGSWRMCVDSRAVNNITIKYRFPMPRLDDMLDELHGSKVFSKIDLRSGYHQIRMREGDEWKTAFKTKYGLYEWTVMPFGLTNAPSTFMRLMNEVLKPFLGKFIVVYLDDILVYSKNLDDHLQHLRLVFEVLRNQKLFGKKEKC